The following are encoded in a window of Peromyscus leucopus breed LL Stock chromosome X, UCI_PerLeu_2.1, whole genome shotgun sequence genomic DNA:
- the LOC114706250 gene encoding histone H2A-Bbd type 2/3-like, whose protein sequence is MPRTRQGSRRGSSSSSSRRSRTSRAELTFSVSLVEHHLRESGHARRLSETVPILLTAILEFLTRRLLELAGNEAQRRGAQRLITPELLDVTVYNNTQLSQLFQFATISQVAPAGGPPRGRRRRR, encoded by the coding sequence ATGCCCAGGACCAGACAGGGCAGCCGTCGAgggtcgtcgtcgtcgtcgtctcgCCGCTCCCGCACCTCCAGAGCCGAGCTGACCTTCTCTGTGAGCCTGGTGGAACACCATCTTCGGGAGAGCGGCCATGCCCGGCGGCTGAGCGAAACGGTGCCCATCTTGCTGACCGCCATCCTGGAGTTCCTGACCCGCAGGCTGCTGGAGCTGGCAGGCAATGAGGCCCAACGCCGAGGCGCACAGAGGCTCATCACCCCGGAGCTGCTGGACGTGACTGTCTACAATAACACGCAGCTCAGCCAACTGTTCCAGTTCGCCACCATCTCCCAGGTGGCCCCGGCTGGTGGCCCTCCTCGTGGGCGTCGACGTCGACGCTAG